A section of the Babesia microti strain RI chromosome I, complete genome genome encodes:
- a CDS encoding conserved Plasmodium protein, unknown function (overlaps_old_locusTagID:BBM_I00085): protein MGLGLLHAPSQAPPPDGRSGLSAELLQTCSQTGSLHDSAHVQDLLYNLLLQYGHELQLLQNSYNTFDLLSQVGTRIHSHLLQLRRYKLTTHDTPTLPLHSRLKRLRRVPLALNPGHDRLRKEALALALARTARAINVWAYRPGVEPAPERAYAPPPPVNCVAFDTTGKAILTGGGNGVIKIWHSHTGNQILALARHPGAITCIDVHAANAFVASTCDGGECRLWEIRGAWWRLGCTIRSPFKFLWCKFTRLHARPAAAEDALVCACGDGSMQLHLLADLAQGRSSPLRTFAMTNLRAYDISQRKIPWLAVGLESADAEASDQSSRLGVAAVMELDRTGWGAVAQVRHRFLWDPPNQALWSDLQRLGYLSQLDPAQPLAPVQPGPLSHKFSLTITDGENSDGNNNCLANINCLSANALFVISALHQESPDVCFGNLSRNLVTASDDGNAFLWNAYTGASVKLVTKCMDSFASRVSKQSDQSAGPIYTVTCLEWSCDDSLVYVGDSIYSHGNSRKSLSSMRTIESGFTVFDASNGHPIGHGLHRGSCHHLSAIKGNPLLPHVALVVSYSGCVYIFTVKVDKKTEPHILKKIDCGPGACWLDAAWHPSGSMFVLSQKFGCFSVFAMPTFTYSAPDVACATDESLAPPDAKADRFVFGCEGLFTVRASGFVPVHHSFRPELAGPYQSEGRLVLAEPSEMGHLEGAQDDLEAAQAGYDAKQFIHAHRHCGQDFDGIFSCFHHLQVRNFGHVERFHDWESCPVCAALVRPPARQHRQRVRARRAGRPGQAGHGYSEYGDHASCLPPAVKAQIKSLRSEGTPRVAPKKVLQTLLDAPSFDSDDSDDSDFTASPVPVRARRPSAYPTRRARRGSSPCPSSSSSSSSPVVARRRRRARRAQASSPPGAAAAVHSRPKVVRLGPSSIDHASAGGGACTICGVAHYCFACALAGGGGELGGEEIGGVDFMVGRVDDALIGPVLMERQALEVIAANAGAADLLLEDAGSPKHAGIFLHRCCLVAIDLISFQPNGIAGLDKALYRASETKCSLCGCAGAALRCKDCGLPFHARCSFRVHRGARVYPNALVGDFICAACAGARAADYMSGASFAGLSRGWMLLDPLLQARSTRSRLRAQFAYRRLAGKGSEWVPPQQGDILWFDGLAVEPGLTPSDALIPLYLHYTHIAFAALVTEVTPLFSGYGVTPSHIALKLGLLILPPHPCAGVAVSIYSRQNDARYFLINKLVMGLLVQNLLGEDDGVLVHDSAGEWRPARVMGVSSKCRRLLEFDCGGPELVGRLGKAIQAASGAVRVRLNKKDGGNGCLTVCGWDLEPTGEALAVAGAVAEQILEAEFPHDKRKLCERLLEDLADQFRHEEAYGELFDAPARSDGIPRPISMRDISQALANGLLRNEFALDELLDLITANASAVAGACGVKLDLVGRFRDLYRRMRTEKLPADFNTQNSAANRALERLALVCKIAFCKNSR, encoded by the exons ATGGGACTCGGCCTCTTACACGCACCCTCACAAGCGCCCCCTCCGGACGGACGCTCAGGCCTCTCCGCAGAACTGCTCCAGACCTGCAGCCAAACCGGATCCCTTCACGACAGCGCCCACGTACAAGACCTCCTCTACAACCTACTGCTACAGTACGGACATGAACTACAGCTCCTGCAAAACTCCTACAATACCTTCGATCTACTCTCACAAGTAGGAACGCGAATACACTCCCACCTCCTGCAGCTGCGCCGCTACAAACTCACAACGCACGACACGCCCACCCTCCCCCTCCACTCAAGGCTCAAGCGCCTCAGGCGCGTGCCCCTCGCCCTCAACCCCGGCCACGATCGCCTGCGGAAGGAAGCCCTAGCCCTCGCTCTCGCCAGGACCGCCAGGGCCATCAACGTCTGGGCCTACCGCCCTGGCGTGGAACCCGCCCCCGAGAGGGCCTACGCGCCGCCCCCCCCAGTCAACTGCGTGGCCTTCGACACCACAGGCAAAGCTATACTCACCGGGGGAGGAAACGGGGTGATCAAAATCTGGCACTCGCACACGGGAAACCAAATACTCGCACTGGCGCGCCACCCAGGAGCCATCACCTGCATCGACGTACACGCCGCCAACGCCTTCGTGGCCTCCACCTGCGACGGGGGAGAATGCCGCCTCTGGGAAATTCGAGGCGCTTGGTGGAGGCTGGGCTGCACGATACGCAGTCCGTTCAAATTTCTATGGTGCAAATTCACACGCCTGCACGCCCGCCCCGCGGCTGCGGAAGACGCCCTGGTCTGCGCCTGCGGAGACGGCTCTATGCAGCTGCACCTCCTGGCCGACCTCGCCCAGGGCCGCAGCTCCCCGCTCAGGACCTTCGCCATGACAAACCTCCGGGCCTATGACATCAGCCAGCGGAAAATTCCCTGGCTGGCAGTGGGCCTTGAGTCCGCCGATGCCGAGGCCTCGGACCAGTCCTCCCGGCTGGGTGTGGCCGCAGTGATGGAGCTGGACCGCACGGGCTGGGGAGCTGTCGCACAGGTCAGGCACCGCTTCCTCTGGGACCCGCCCAACCAGGCCCTCTGGTCAGACCTACAGCGCCTAGGCTACCTATCGCAGCTTGACCCGGCGCAGCCCCTGGCGCCCGTGCAGCCCGGACCCCTCTCCCATAAGTTCAGCCTGACAATAACTGACGGAGAAAATTCCGATGGAAATAATAACTGTCTCGCCAACATTAACTGCCTTTCCGCCAACGCCCTATTCGTTATTTCGGCGTTACATCAAGAAAGCCCAGACGTCTGTTTCGGCAATCTGTCACGCAATCTTGTAACCGCCTCTGACGACGGAAACGCCTTTCTCTGGAACGCCTATACGGGCGCATCGGTGAAGCTTGTCACCAAGTGCATGGACTCGTTCGCATCCCGCGTGTCTAAGCAGTCGGATCAAAGCGCGGGACCCATATACACCGTCACTTGTCTGGAGTGGTCCTGCGATGACTCGCTGGTTTATGTCGGCGACTCCATCTACAGCCACGGCAACTCCAGGAAGTCGCTCTCATCCATGCGGACGATCGAGTCGGGCTTCACCGTCTTCGATGCATCCAATGGCCACCCCATAGGCCACGGGTTGCACAGGGGGTCCTGTCACCACCTCTCGGCAATAAAGGGCAATCCGTTACTGCCCCACGTAGCACTCGTAGTTAGCTACTCCGGGTGTGTTTATATTTTCACAGTCAAAGTAGATAAAAAAACCGAACCTCATATTTTAAAGAAGATTGATTGCGGCCCAGGGGCCTGTTGGCTGGACGCTGCCTGGCATCCTAGCGGCTCAATGTTTGTCCTTTCCCAAAAATTTGGCTGCTTTTCCGTCTTCGCTATGCCCACCTTCACCTACTCCGCGCCAGACGTGGCCTGTGCGACAGACGAGTCCCTCGCTCCGCCAGATGCGAAGGCGGATAGGTTTGTCTTTGGCTGCGAAGGTCTGTTTACGGTTAGGGCCAGTGGGTTCGTCCCGGTCCATCACTCTTTTCGGCCCGAGTTGGCGGGCCCCTACCAGTCCGAGGGCAGACTGGTCCTGGCAGAGCCCAGCGAGATGGGCCACCTCGAGGGCGCCCAAGACGACCTCGAGGCGGCGCAGGCCGGCTACGACGCGAAGCAATTTATACACGCCCACCGGCACTGTGGGCAGGACTTTGATGGCATATTTTCCTGCTTCCACCACCTTCAGGTGCGCAATTTTGGGCACGTGGAGCGTTTCCATGACTGGGAGAGTTGCCCGGTCTGCGCGGCCTTGGTGCGTCCCCCCGCCCGTCAGCACCGCCAGCGCGTGCGAGCGCGGCGGGCAGGCCGGCCGGGGCAGGCGGGGCACGGCTACTCAGAGTATGGAGACCACGCCTCCTGCCTTCCCCCCGCGGTCAAGGCCCAGATCAAGTCGTTGCGCAGCGAGGGCACGCCCCGCGTGGCCCCCAAGAAGGTGCTGCAGACCCTGCTTGACGCGCCTTCCTTCGACTCGGACGATTCGGACGACTCTGACTTTACGGCCTCGCCCGTGCCCGTTCGGGCCCGCCGCCCCTCGGCGTACCCGACCAGGCGGGCCCGCAGGGGCAGCAGTCCCTGCCCCTCCTCCTCTTCGTCGTCGTCGTCTCCTGTGGTGGCCCGCCGTAGGCGGAGGGCGAGGAGGGCCCAGGCCTCCTCGCCGCCAGGCGCGGCCGCGGCGGTTCACAGCAGGCCGAAGGTCGTCAGGCTGGGCCCCTCCAGCATTGACCACGCATCAGCGGGGGGCGGGGCCTGCACGATCTGCGGCGTCGCGCACTATTGCTTTGCCTGCGCCCTCGCCGGGGGGGGGGGAGAATTGGGGGGGGAAGAAATAGGGGGGGTGGACTTTATGGTCGGCCGCGTCGACGACGCCCTTATTGGGCCGGTCCTCATGGAGCGGCAGGCGCTGGAGGTCATTGCGGCCAATGCCGGCGCCGCTGATCTCCTGCTGGAAGACGCCGGCAGCCCAAAGCACGCGGGCATATTCCTGCACCGCTGCTGCCTCGTGGCTATTGACCTCATCTCCTTCCAGCCCAACGGCATCGCGGGGCTGGACAAGGCGCTCTACCGCGCCAGCGAGACAAAGTGCTCCCTCTGCGGCTGCGCCGGGGCGGCGCTGCGCTGCAAGGACTGCGGCCTCCCCTTCCACGCAAGGTGCAGCTTCAGGGTCCACCGGGGCGCCAGGGTCTACCCGAACGCCCTCGTGGGCGACTTCATTTGCGCCGCCTGCGCCGGCGCGCGGGCCGCAGACTATATGAGCGGGGCTTCCTTTGCTGGCCTGTCGCGGGGCTGGATGCTTCTGGACCCCTTGCTGCAGGCGCGGAGCACCCGCTCGAGGCTCCGCGCCCAGTTCGCCTATAGGCGACTTGCGGGAAAGGGGAGCGAATGGGTGCCTCCGCAGCAGGGGGACATTCTCTGGTTCGATGGGCTGGCCGTGGAGCCGGGGCTGACTCCTTCGGACGCCCTAATTCCACTGTATTTGCACTACACGCACATCGCATTTGCCGCGCTAGTCACCGAGGTCACGCCGCTCTTCTCGG GCTACGGGGTCACCCCTTCGCACATCGCACTTAAACTGGGCCTGCTCATCTTGCCCCCGCACCCCTGTGCGGGGGTCGCCGTCTCTATCTACTCTAGGCAAAACGACGCGAGGTATTTCCTAATTAACAAGCTTGTGATGGGACTACTCGTGCAGAATTTGCTTGGGGAGGATGACGGTGTGCTGGTCCATGACTCGGCCGGGGAATGGCGCCCGGCGCGTGTAATGGGGGTCAGCAGCAAGTGCAGACGCCTGCTGGAGTTCGACTGCGGCGGGCCGGAGCTCGTCGGGCGCCTCGGTAAGGCCATACAGGCCGCCAGTGGCGCTGTTAGGGTTAGACTCAATAAGAAAGATGGGGGAAATGGGTGTCTG ACCGTATGCGGGTGGGATCTCGAGCCCACTGGAGAGGCCCTTGCCGTGGCCGGAGCAGTGGCAGAACAAATCCTGGAGGCGGAGTTTCCGCATGATAAAAGAAAACTCTGCGAGCGCCTGCTGGAGGACCTCGCTGATCAGTTCCGCCACGAAGAGGCGTATGGCGAGCTGTTCGACGCGCCTGCACGCTCGGATGGAATACCCCGTCCCATCTCTATGCGCGACATATCACAGGCCCTGGCCAACGG GCTCCTGAGGAACGAGTTTGCCCTTGACGAATTGCTGGATCTCATTACTGCCAACGCCAGCGCCGTGGCCGGCGCCTGCGGCGTTAAATTGGATCTCGTCGGCCGCTTTCGCGACCTATACCGCCGCATGCGCACGGAAAAACTACCTGCTGACTTTAACACGCAAAATTCTGCCGCGAACAGGGCCCTGGAAAGGCTAGCTCTCGTCTGTAAAATCGCATTTTGCAAGAACTCTAGGTGA
- a CDS encoding U3 small nucleolar RNA-associated protein 15 homolog (overlaps_old_locusTagID:BBM_I00087) produces the protein MGEYKPLPLKRSDLQQRFDIRVRKRSLYAKLKPLVRQKESLPISSLSLPVVSSGSRLAISSGTKVWVHDFVLDANYYSYTGATSFIRSTAFRSDSKLLLASDDSGVIHLLATTLKSLLCRFTEHRSAVYSTCFSYDKAHMFSGSDDGTAKYWDITQSKCITTFLGHSDRVRSVATQSILHETNVLATGGYDSAALLFDIRTPLKPIFQLRHESPINCVNFSADCSVLVTAGADGYVNLYDVASGYKLMAQMKAHTKAVTNAFLLDDLLVTSSLDSTVKFIKYRAERVEHIFYAQASVMALAIALDGKTIAYGTENGEWCLRQRKASVPVETSKARVEVQRYNPGDLSRLDRLLKTFQYKAALDIALDLTLGHVLSLIEELIVRGGLEAAVTRTDEHSIAKILNFINRHFGVNHTSLGLLELLDAIIERNKWISQSNSVEITDLLVKIKQKLGMELHHRQIMHKMLGAIEFVLSHATN, from the exons ATGGGAGAGTACAAACCGCTGCCCCTGAAGCGTTCTGACTTGCAGCAGAGGTTCGATATTAGGGTGCGCAAGCGCAGTTTGTATGCCAAACTAAAGCCCCTGGTTCGGCAGAAGGAATCGCTTCCTATATCTAGCCTTTCACTTCCAGTCGTATCTTCGGGGAGTAGACTGGCGATATCATCGGGCACAAAG GTTTGGGTTCACGATTTTGTGCTCGATGCGAATTACTATAGCTATACTGGCGCTACGTCGTTTATAAGATCAACGGCCTTTAGAAGTGATTCTAAGTTGTTATTGGCTTCTGACGATTCGGGTGTGATTCATCTGTTGGCTACGACGTTGAAGTCTCTTTTATGTAGATTTACGGAGCACAGGAG TGCCGTTTACAGCACTTGTTTTTCGTACGACAAGGCGCATATGTTTTCGGGGAGTGACGACGGGACGGCCAAATATTGGGACATTACGCAGTCAAAGTGCATAACTACGTTTTTGGGGCATTCGGATAGGGTCAGGTCTGTGGCAACGCAGAGTATTTTACACGAAACAAATGTGTTGGCCACTGGGGGATACGATTCGGCTGCGTTATTGTTTGACATAAGAACCCCATTG AAGCCGATATTCCAGTTACGGCACGAATCGCCCATTAACTGCGTCAATTTTTCTGCCGACTGTTCTGTTTTGGTGACAGCCGGCGCAGACGGTTACGTCAACTTGTACGATGTAGCATCTGGGTACAAATTAATGGCGCAGATGAAGGCGCATACAAAGGCTGTGACAAATGCCTTTCTTTTGGACGACCTTTTGGTGACGAGTTCGTTGGACTCCACGGTTAAATTCATTAAGTACAGG gcTGAGCGCGTGGAGCATATATTTTACGCTCAAGCTTCGGTTATGGCATTGGCTATCGCACTTGACGGCAAAACTATCGCATACGGCACCGA GAATGGCGAATGGTGTCTGAGGCAGCGCAAAGCTTCAGTGCCAGTAGAAACGTCAAAGGCCCGAGTAGAGGTGCAGAGGTATAACCCCGGGGACTTATCCCGGTTGGACAGGCTGCTGAAGACATTTCAGTACAAAGCTGCGTTGGATATCGCCCTGGATCTTACATTGGGGCACGTTCTCTCCCTTATCGAGGAACTGATTGTTAGGGGCGGCCTGGAGGCGGCGGTTACTAGGACGGACGAGCATTCAATTGCCAagattttaaattttataaacCGCCACTTTGGAGTCAATCACACTTCACTGGGGCTGCTGGAGCTGCTAGATGCGATAATAG AGAGGAACAAATGGATTAGTCAGAGCAACAGTGTCGAGATTACGGACCTGCTTGTGAAGATAAAGCAGAAGCTGGGAATGGAATTGCACCACCGTCAAATAATGCACAAGATGCTTGGGgcaattgaatttgttttatcGCATGCAACGAATTGA